Proteins from a single region of Electrophorus electricus isolate fEleEle1 chromosome 5, fEleEle1.pri, whole genome shotgun sequence:
- the LOC118241310 gene encoding NACHT, LRR and PYD domains-containing protein 3-like, translated as MGNYNSSSRGGTSDPKVKRAESPAPSCVSLKSDVSMGRLPSFNSGPVPSDPKRTHPVLHPHKDKEESIQQDSRTPVDNVLHRVLHTHKTSMKNKYESLFEGTKSQENKTLLNRVYTQLYILEGESEGVNEEHEVLQMEKTPRKQLVQDTPIYCSDIFKPVQGPEGDMKEEKIRAVMAEGVRHTEPKEDKDPEVPKLRTVLTKGIAGIGKTVSVQKFVVDWAEGKANQDVDFMFVLPFRELNLVKDNQYSLHRLLCDFHPEIKDLDPKIYDMYKVVFIFDGLDESRFELNVSQCNKVSDISMTSSVGALMSNLIKGELLPSVLIWITSRPAAANQLPSQYINRVTEIQGFTDLQKEEYFRKRISDQDQAEKIISHIKTAKSLHIMCHIPVFCWISATVLQEILKQTNTEIPKTLTEMYIQFLHTQINRKNEKYEGEKERDQKKHLESNMSMILKLAELAFKQLMKGNVMFYEEDLRECGISVTEASVYSGICTEIFREESVLYQRKIYCLVHLSFQEFLAALYVFHCFINNKRRALQAFNLQPWFWSKNVPLSDLLKAAVCKALESQNGHLDLFLRFLLGISLESNQSLLQGLLTHTHSSPESILGTVQHIKGKIQTEDLPTERSISLFLCLSEMKDQSLLREIQEYIQSEKHSAQKLSPGQCSILAYMLLTAEEVLEELDLEKYNTSQEGYRRLIPAAANCRKALLGNCRLETDSCKTVCSTLASSNSPLRELCISISTLEDEGVKLLFDGLKSSHCKLEILSLTDCNLTTDSSKCLSSVLTSAKSFLRELHLRNCDFQDSGVEQLSAALKSSHCKLEMLSLTGCNLTTDSSKSLSSVLTSAKSFLRELHLTTCDFQDSGVEQLSAALKSSHCKLEILRLSGQRSSTCIQISTDQHTSLGLEATALIMETGTDVFIIISASLGGLEIWMEEMKRGDAGQGQ; from the exons ATGGGGAATTATAACTCCAGCAGTAGAGGAGGAACCTCTGATCCAAA ggtaaagagagcagagtctccagcacccagctgtgtgtctctgaagagtGATGTGTCCATGGGTCGTCTTCCTAGCTTCAACAGTGGACCTGTGCCGTCTGACCCAAA AAGAACTCATCCTGTTCTACATCCACACAAAGACAAGGAAGAGTCCATACAGCAGGACTCTCGCACACCAGTGGATAATGTCCTACACagagtcttacacacacacaaaaccagcatgAAGAACAAGTATGAGAGTTTATTTGAGGGAACCAAATCACAAGAGAATAAAACCCTCCTGAACAGGGTTTACACACAACTCTACAtcttagagggagagagtgaaggagtaaatgaagaacatgaggttttacagatggagaaaacaccCAGGAAACAGCTGGTACAAGACACACCAATCTACTGCTCAGACATCTTTAAACCTGTACAAGGTCCTGAAGGAGACATGAAGGAAGAGAAGATCAGAGCTGTGATGGCTGAAGgtgtcagacacacagaaccaaaagAAGATAAAGACCCGGAAGTGCCAAAGCTCAGAACTGTTCTGACTAAAGGCATTGCAGGCATTGGGAAAACTGTCTCAGTGCAGAAGTTCGTTGTGGACTGGGCAGAGGGAAAAGCCAATCAGGATGtagatttcatgtttgtgcttccATTCCGGGAGTTGAACCTGGTTAAAGATAATCAGTACAGTCTGCATAGACTCCTGTGTGACTTCCACCCTGAGATCAAAGACCTGGACCCAAAGATATATGATATGTACAAAGTtgtgttcatctttgatggCCTGGATGAAAGCAGATTTGAACTGAATGTTTCCCAGTGTAATAAAGTCTCTGACATaagcatgacatcatcagtagGTGCGCTGATGTCAAACCTCATCAAAGGAGAGCTGCTTCCCTCTGTTCTCATCTGGATAACCTcccgaccagcagcagccaatcaacTCCCTTCTCAGTACATCAACCGTGTGACAGAAATTCAGGGATTCACGGACCTACAgaaggaggagtacttcaggaagagaatcagtgaccAAGACCAAGCTGAGAAAATCATCTCACacataaagacagcaaagagcctccacatcatgtgtcacataccagtcttctgttggatctcagccactgtgcttcaggaaatactaaaacaaactaataCAGAAATCCCTAAAACTCTGACTGAGATGTACATACAGTTCCTGCACACTCAGATCAACAGGAAGAATGAGAAGTATGAgggggaaaaggaaagagatcAAAAGAAACATCTGGAATCCAACATGTCCATGATTCTGAAACTGGCTGAACTGGCTttcaaacagctgatgaagggaaACGTGATGTTCTATgaagaagacctgagagagtgtggcattaGTGTCACTGAGGCCTCCGTGTACTCTGGGATCTGCACTGAGATCTTTAGGGAGGAATCTGTGCTGTACCAGAGGAAGATCTACTGCTTGGTAcatctgagctttcaggagTTCCTGGCTGCTCTCtatgtgtttcactgttttatcaACAATAAAAGGAGGGCGCTGCAGGCTTTTAATTTACAGCCCTGGTTTTGGTCTAAGAATGTTCCTCTCAGTGACCTGCTGAAGGCAGCAGTGTGTAAAGCCTTAGAGAGTcagaatggacacctggaccttttcctccgttTCTTGCTGGGCATCTcgctggagtccaatcagagtcTCCTACAAggcctactgacacacacacacagcagcccagagAGCATCTTGGGCACAGTCCAGCACATCAAAGgcaaaatacaaacagaggACCTCCCCACTGAGAGATCCATCAgcctgttcctctgtctgtctgaaatgaagGACCAGTCTCTCCTCAGAGAGATTCAGGAGTATATACAATCAGAGAAACACTCAGCACAGAAGCTCTCTCCTGGACAGTGTTCAATACTGGCTTACATGCTTCTGACCGcagaggaggtgctggaggagTTGGACTTGGAGAAATACAACACATCACAGGAGGGTTACAGGAGGCTGATCCCAGCTGCTGCAAACTGCAGGAaggctct ACTAGGTAACTGTAGGCTGGAGACAGATTCGTGTAAAACTGTATGTTCCACTTTGGCATCATCAAATTCCCCCCTGAGAGAACTGTGTATCAGTATCAGCACCCTGGAAGATGAAGGAGTGAAGCTGCTTTTTGATGGGCTGAAGAGTTCAcattgtaaactggagatactcag tCTTACAGACTGTAACCTCACAACAGACAGCAGTAAATGTCTGTCCTCTGTTCTGACATCAGCCAAGTCCTTCCTGAGAGAACTGCACCTCAGAAATTGTGACtttcaggattcaggagtggagcagctctctgctgcactgaagagttcacactgtaaactggagatgctcag tCTTACAGGCTGTAATCTCACAACAGACAGCAGTAAAagtctctcctctgttctgacATCAGCCAAGTCCTTCCTGAGAGAACTGCACCTCACAACATGTGACtttcaggattcaggagtggagcagctctctgctgcactgaagagttcacactgtaaactggagattctcag actgtctgg GCAGAGATCCAGTACGTGTATTCAGATCTCCACAGATCAGCACACTTCCCTGGGCCTGGAAGCCACTGCTCTGATCATGGAGACTGGGACAGATGTCTTCATTATCATAAGCGCATCACTGGGAGGACTGGAGATT TGGAtggaagagatgaagagaggagatgctggacagggtcagtga